A genomic stretch from Bordetella sp. N includes:
- a CDS encoding sugar dehydrogenase complex small subunit has protein sequence MSKIAPSRAAQAPASYARRDLLVAALTSVATLAAPTWSTAAWAQVPAADASKRFLDLSSFLTGKNDLDPVIARRTLQALIASSKDFEQRYAALATACAAARQAGTLPDMAAFDTSPVSQDAALRATAVEIVSAWYLGRVGNGPSTQLIAYREALMYRPTAGITTVPSYQLGGYGYWVPKPVVPSAA, from the coding sequence GCCGGCCAGCTATGCCCGCCGTGACCTTCTGGTCGCCGCGTTGACGTCGGTCGCCACTTTGGCTGCGCCGACCTGGTCGACCGCAGCCTGGGCGCAGGTGCCGGCCGCCGATGCCAGCAAACGCTTCCTCGACCTGTCCAGTTTCCTGACAGGCAAGAACGACCTTGATCCCGTCATCGCCCGCCGCACCCTGCAGGCCCTGATCGCCAGCTCGAAAGACTTCGAGCAACGCTACGCCGCGCTGGCAACCGCCTGTGCGGCGGCGCGCCAGGCCGGCACCCTGCCGGACATGGCCGCGTTCGACACGTCGCCCGTCAGCCAGGACGCCGCGCTGCGCGCCACCGCCGTGGAAATCGTGAGCGCCTGGTACCTGGGGCGTGTGGGCAATGGCCCCAGCACCCAGTTGATCGCCTATCGCGAAGCCCTGATGTACCGGCCGACCGCCGGCATCACCACGGTCCCCAGCTACCAGCTGGGCGGCTACGGCTACTGGGTGCCGAAGCCGGTCGTTCCCTCCGCTGCCTGA